One window of the Anopheles cruzii chromosome 2, idAnoCruzAS_RS32_06, whole genome shotgun sequence genome contains the following:
- the LOC128277704 gene encoding organic cation transporter protein-like translates to MVLSGLLCIASELIPEDTTWLRLVLFLLSKLTITMSFGTLYIYTVEIFPTNLRQSLLSTCSMFGRIGSMIAPQTPLLAKLWAPLPMVLFGCLGITSGVAILQFPETLNVELPDTLEDAMNMHDKTNDRQ, encoded by the exons ATGGTCCTCAGCGGGTTGCTCTGCATCGCATCAGAACTAATTCCGGAGG ACACAACGTGGCTCCGGTTGGTCCTATTTTTGCTTAGCAAACTCACCATCACCATGTCGTTCGGTACTCTGTACATCTACAcggttgaaatatttcccaCCAATCTTCGCCAGAGTTTACTGTCGACGTGCTCCATGTTTGGCCGCATCGGATCCATGATCGCTCCCCAAACACCGCTGTTGGCCAAACTGTGGGCACCGCTGCCGATGGTACTGTTTGGCTGTCTGGGCATAACGTCCGGTGTAGCCATTCTTCAATTCCCCGAGACACTCAACGTCGAGCTTCCCGACACCCTCGAAGATGCAATGAATATGCatgacaaaacaaacgatcggcAATAG
- the LOC128277703 gene encoding major facilitator superfamily domain-containing protein 8-like: MEVIRRWFSLPQQPKDLNGAESEQGYRQRWITIRVVYLSGFLMFLSFGVMTTSLWPYLEDMDGTAGKHFLSVLFAAPPAGQLLFSPLIGWCSNRLSSVRIPFVLLMAIYVFANGLYSVVELFAAPHRKYVLLIARFAFGVATSVNTLSRAYISAATHLHERTKTIAMSSLAQTLGLVVGPIIQSLVSFMGKEGYLLYSLRINMYTTSGWICALGGVMYLMLLSPSTFIDRAVEPNESQESITSETAEKATKRRPLKLFPILLVLLGYGVLMLFYVSFQTTLSPLSLDQFGWSHEESLYYLGILLTAGTVFSCVIFLLLPQLCERYSEHNVFLLFAMFPLFLSQALMVPIGNDSVPMQHPANGTGSAVLHGCAQEWCNTVPAIGRFQLTISYAMLSVSFSVGIAISQTILSKLLGSRPQGQWMALYTSIGGLTRIIGPGAALIYIKYGTYWLFGSGAVATGLLVAWMWLHKNDLSTAQKTESSGGELQELKGAN, from the exons ATGGAGGTCATCCGCCGATGGTTCAGTTTACCGCAACAGCCAAAGGACCTCAACGGAGCGGAATCCGAGCAAGGGTATCGCCAGCGATGGATTACGATTCGGGTGGTGTACTTGAGCGGCTTTTTAATGTTCCTATCGTTCGGAGTGATGACCACGAGCCTTTGGCCATATTTGGAAGAT ATGGATGGAACGGCgggaaagcattttttgagtGTTCTGTTTGCCGCACCACCTGCTGGACAACTGTTGTTTAGTCCGCTGATTGGCTGGTGCTCGAATCGGTTATCATCTGTAAGGATTCCTTTCGTGCTGTTGATGGCGATATATGTTTTTGCCAACGGTCTGTACAGTGTTGTCGAGCTGTTCGCTGCACCACATCGAAAATATGTGCTGCTGATTGCtcgcttcgctttcggtgTTGCGACGTCGGTCAATACGCTCAGTCGGGCGTACATTTCAGCAGCGACCCACCTCCACGAGCGCACCAAAACCATCGCCATGAGCTCCCTTGCGCAAACCCTAGGCCTTGTGGTCGGACCGATCATTCAATCGTTGGTCTCCTTCATGGGGAAAGAGGGTTATTTGCTGTATAGCTTGCGAATCAACATGTACACGACCAGTGGATGGATTTGCGCCTTGGGTGGAGTCATGTACCTGATGCTTCTGAGTCCGTCCACCTTCATTGATCGTGCCGTTGAACCGAACGAAAGCCAAGAAAGTATCACCAGTGAGACCGCCGAAAAAGCCACGAAAAGGAGGCCTCTGAAGCTTTTTCCCatcctgctggtgctgctcggaTATGGGGTGCTGATGCTCTTCTACGTGTCTTTTCAAAC GACCCTATCTCCCTTGTCGTTGGATCAGTTTGGTTGGAGCCACGAAGAATCTTTGTACTATCTGGGGATACTGCTGACGGCTGGAACGGTGTTCTCGTGTGTGATATTCTTACTCTTACCGCAGCTTTGCGAGCGATACAGCGAACACAACGTGTTCCTGCTGTTTGCCATGTTTCCACTATTTCTGAGCCAAGCATTGATGGTACCGATTGGCAACGATAGCGTGCCAATGCAACATCCTGCGAACGGCACCGGTTCTGCGGTGCTTCACGGCTGTGCACAGGAATGGTGCAATACCGTGCCAGCAATTGGTCGGTTTCAACTGACGATTTCGTACGCCATGCTGTCGGTATCGTTCTCAGTAGGTATTGCGATTAGTCAGACGATTCTCTCAAAACTGCTCGGCTCACGCCCTCAGGGGCAGTGGATGGCGCTATACACGAGTATTGGCGGTCTAACTCGAATCATTGGACCGGGAGCCGCCCTAATATACATCAAATACGGAACGTACTGGCTGTTCGGATCGGGAGCGGTCGCAACCGGCTTACTGGTCGCGTGGATGTGGCTTCACAAGAACGATCTCAGTACCGCTCAGAAAACGGAATCGAGTGGAGGCGAACTGCAAGAACTGAAGGGAGCCAATTGA
- the LOC128279040 gene encoding major facilitator superfamily domain-containing protein 8-like → MERIKRSLFKKPTANDLNDGLETEEEYTERWTSIRIIYYTMFLMSLGFSIILTGVWPYLDKLDPHAGKEFLGWIVGANPVGQMIFSPLVGWWGNRLGSIRLPLLCSLALFSTASGIYSCLELFPTHQKYWMLFSRFLIGVSSSSVAVCRSYLSAATKIGERTGAVSMVSLAQTLGFIVGPVLQGAVTMFGDDGYPLLRNRLHLNMYTATGWINVLMGILNFCLFLPFVFKEKRIAAREAMKKQGMQSEKEAWKSIKPDLLSAWTLIFAFFILVFNFVFLETLATPLTMDMFAWTKAEALYYMAWIMAVGAILASAVFLTIEPLCKRIAEQKVLIWGGFFLMLLGRAVYIPMADQPPKLAVVENVSTATLSPANQPYVYGSNFTEVLSNLTRVDFDQNSLGTSEVPITMATPAVDERLGCPPEQEWCKTTRGMTIFQFLLGYGFTAIGYPIGVTLITTIFSKVLGPRPQGTWMGIMTGSGCMSRALGPVFLSTIYTNYGLYWTFGSTALMMGFTMVWLWYMRQRLSPASYESSDTGGEELATLETKRQGTETIVIVKASERNGVNTNGLLTG, encoded by the exons ATGGAGCGAATAAAGCGATCTTTGTTCAAAAAACCCACAGCAAACGATTTGAATGATGGGCTGGAAACCGAGGAGGAATACACCGAACGCTGGACGTCGATACGTATCATTTACTATACGATGTTTCTGATGTCACTTGGCTTTAGCATAATTCTCACCGGAGTGTGGCCGTACTTGGATAAG CTCGATCCCCACGCTGGCAAGGAGTTTTTGGGATGGATCGTTGGCGCCAATCCGGTGGGTCAAATGATATTCAGTCCGCTCGTCGGCTGGTGGGGCAATCGACTCGGGTCCATCCGATTGCCGCTCCTGTGCTCGCTGGCCCTGTTTTCGACTGCCAGCGGTATCTACTCGTGTCTGGAGCTGTTTCCAACGCATCAAAAGTACTGGATGTTATTCTCGCGCTTCTTGATTGGTGTCAGTTCGTCGAGTGTAGCCGTGTGCCGATCGTATCTATCGGCAGCAACAAAGATTGGCGAACGCACCGGCGCCGTCTCGATGGTATCGCTAGCGCAAACATTAGGGTTTATCGTCGGGCCCGTGCTGCAGGGCGCCGTGACGATGTTCGGGGACGATGGCTATCCGCTGCTAAGGAACCGGTTGCATCTCAACATGTacacggccaccggatggATCAACGTGCTGATGGGAATCCTGAACTTTTGCTTGTTCCTGCCGTTCGTGTTCAAAGAGAAGCGCATAGCGGCGCGCGAGGCCATGAAAAAGCAAGGGATGCAGTCGGAGAAGGAAGCATGGAAATCGATTAAACCTGACCTTCTTTCCGCCTGGACGCTGATTTTCGCCTTCTTCATATTGGTGTTCAACTTTGTGTTCCTCGAAAC ACTGGCAACTCCGCTCACGATGGACATGTTCGCATGGACGAAGGCTGAAGCATTGTACTACATGGCCTGGATAATGGCTGTCGGTGCCATACTGGCAAGCGCTGTGTTTCTCACGATCGAGCCTCTCTGCAAGCGAATAGCGGAGCAGAAGGTTCTTATATGGGGAGGGTTCTTCCTCATGCTGCTTGGTCGTGCCGTGTATATTCCGATGGCTGATCAGCCCCCCAAATTGGCGGTCGTAGAAAATGTGAGCACCGCAACGCTATCGCCGGCCAATCAACCTTATGTGTATGGATCGAACTTTACGGAGGTCCTTTCTAACCTGACCCGAGTTGATTTCGACCAAAACAGTCTTGGTACTTCCGAAGTGCCAATCACAATGGCAACGCCAGCTGTCGATGAGCGTTTAGGATGTCCTCCGGAGCAGGAGTGGTGCAAGACTACGCGCGGAATGACCATTTTCCAGTTTCTGCTCGGTTATGGATTCACCGCGATCGGATACCCCATCGGGGTCACACTTATTACCACCATTTTCTCAAAAGTCCTCGGTCCTCGCCCACAAGGGACGTGGATGGGGATTATGACCGGCTCGGGCTGCATGTCCAGAGCACTAGGGCCGGTGTTTCTGTCGACCATCTACACCAACTACGGGCTCTATTGGACGTTTGGCAGTACGGCTTTAATGATGGGCTTCACAATGGTTTGGTTGTGGTACATGAG ACAGCGGTTAAGCCCTGCGTCCTACGAATCGAGTGATACCGGTGGAGAAGAGCTGGCAACTTTAGAAACTAAGCGACAGGGAACAGAAACTATAGTCATTGTTAAGGCaagtgaacggaacggagttaATACAAACGGCCTCCTCACAGGCTAG